GTTTTACTGGCTTGTTTTACAGCTGTTGCTTTGTAACAATTATAGCCTCCAATCTGTTTGGTTTCCTGTTCCAGTTTCCAATCTAGTTTTGGCAGGGAATCAACTACCAAAAATTCTTTCCCCATAAATTCTTTATCAACGGTATAGGTTTTGTTTTTTACATCTTTATAAAATGTACCTCCACCACCCATCATAGAGCTCATCATCATACGCATACCGCCGTTTCCTTGTCCCGGAGTTTCAAGTTTTTCTTCTTCTTTGTATATTGAAGCTGATTTGTCAAAATTCAAAATGAACGTTTTCTCAAGCATCTGCTTCATTCGTTCTTCGATGTTTTTCTGCATTTCAGGTGTAATATCGCGGTTTCCGGCTCTCATGCCTTCAAATTTAGGCGGCTGAGTTTTGGTCTCGTAAACGGCCATTCCTTGAAAATCTTTTTGTGCTTGTATTTGACTGAAAGCCAATACTAAAAGTAAATATGATAGTTTTTTCATCTTTTGTGGGTTTAAAAAGTTGTAAGTCCATTAAAACTTACAATCAAATTTATTACTAATTTTAAAATACTGAAAGTTAAATATATCAATTCCAAAATGGCATCGACAAAATCACATTTTTGTAAGACTATTGTAATTTATAAAGGTTTAAATGCTAAAATTGAGTAAATCCGTCATTTTAAAACCTACTTATGTCTAGTTTTTGTACTTTGGCTCTTTGAAATTGCATCATTATGAGTAAAACAATGCGTCTAGTTATTTTATTGTTGTTTAGTGCGTGTTCGTTCTCTTCGATTTTGGGCCAGAACCAAAAAATTACTCCTATTCTTGTTTCAAAATTTACGGCTGATGTTGATAAATTCATTGGTTATGATTCATTTGGTTATTCCTATCAAATCAAAAACAATGTTTTTAGTAAAATAAAAGGTAATGAAGTTTTTGAATATAAGAATGTTTCTCTGGGAAATATTACAAACGTTGACATTCAGAATCCGCTTAAAATTGTGCTTTTTTATGAAGATTTCAACAGTTGTGTTTTATTAGACAACCAGCTGAATAAAATGACGGAAATTAATTTCTCTCAAAATCCTGTTCCAATTGTCGCAAGTGCGGTAGGAATGTCTACTCAAAACCAGCTTTGGGTTTACAATACTTTAAACCAGCAGATCGGACTTTTTGATTATTTAAAAAATGAATACAAAACCGTTTCAATTCCGCTTACAGAAGTAATTAAATATTACCAAACCGACTTTAATACGTTCTATTGGATTGATAAAAAAAATAACTGGTTTTCATGTAATATCTTTGGCAAAATTTCGAGTTTGGGAACTGTTTCTGATTTCGAAAAAATGGAAATAATTGATACTCAAAAATACGTTTTCAGCAAGGACAATTCCTTGTTTTTCAGTGATATCAGTAAAGAAGATTCTAACCGTGTTTTTGAAATTGAAATTTTAGAAAAATCGTTCGACAAATTCTATTACAAAGACCAAATTTTATCTATTTTTACAGCCAAACAAATTGTAAATTATAAAATCGTAATACCGTAATGCACATAGCAATAGCAGGAAATATAGGCGCAGGAAAAACAACTTTAACCAAATTATTAGCCAAACATTTTAAGTGGGAACCGCACTATGAAGATGTAGTTGATAATCCGTATTTAGACGATTTTTACCACCAGATGGAACGCTGGTCTTTTAATTTACAAATTTACTTCTTGAACAGTCGTTTTCGCCAAGTGCAGCAAATTCGCGAAAGTGGAAAGAAAATCATTCAGGACAGAACGATTTATGAAGATGCGCATATTTTCGCTCCCAATTTATATGCCATGGGATTAATGACAAGCCGTGATTTTGAAAACTATACTTCTTTGTTTGAATTGATGGAATCGCTGGTAAAAGCTCCAGATTTATTGATTTATTTAAGAAGTTCCATTCCAAATTTAGTGGGACAGATTCACAAACGCGGACGTGAATATGAAAACTCTATTTCTATCGATTATTTAAGCCGTTTGAACGAAAGATATGAAGCATGGATTCAAACGTATACTAAAGGAAGGTTATTAATTATTGATGTTGACAATATTAATTTTGTCGATAATCCGGAAGATTTAGGAAACATCATTAATCGAATTGATGCTGAATTAAACGGGTTGTTTTAATCTAAAATAGTTTAATTTATAAAAAGAGAGGTTGCCTAAAATTAGACAGCCTCTCTTTTTATGATATTTAATTGATTTTTTGAAATGTAATATAGTCTTCACCCCAGTTACTACCTCCATACTTTAACACTGTACCTGCTCCATTAACACACCATGCATTTCCTGCCCAGTAATAATAGGTTTTATTAGCGCCAGTAGTATTGCTAATAATTACAGTTCCCATCGTCATTGCATAATAACTACTTGGTGGCAATAAACCACTTAAAAGGGAATTTGTAGAAATAATATCTGTACTACTAACATACGAAGTAGAGGTATCACTGAAGCCAGAACGTATCCACCAACTTTCATTTGAACCTGTTGCAGCTAATGTTCCAGACGACTTAGTAGCTAACATATTTATACTTACCAGCCATTTACCTGGTGGTAAAGTAATCGTTGTACCTGTATAAATATATGCTCCATAAGGAACAAGATCAGCACCAGCGCCTAATTTTGCAAAACCTAATGTAACCGCTGAAGCATCAATTTGCGATATTTTACGCAAATTACCATTACTGTCTACCGTTACAACATTATCTGTTACAGTACCTGTATCCATTGTACGAACTCTTGCATAACCATTTACATCCATAGCTGCTGTTGGCGCATTGGTATTTATTCCTATTTTTCCTGTTCCTATTGTATTGTTAACCGCAGTACCAAACAAGGTATTGCCAATGTTCATTTCATTGCTTGCTGTTGGCGAACTTACATTAGCTGTAGTTCCAGAACCTATTATAATATTGTTTCCACCTGTTGTAATGTTACTGCCAGAGTTATATCCAAAAGCTACATTTCCACTGCCTGAAGTGTTACCTGATAAAGCTAAATACCCCATAGCTGTATTAAACGATCCGTCGTTATTAGCAGCCAATGTCGAAGT
This is a stretch of genomic DNA from Flavobacterium endoglycinae. It encodes these proteins:
- a CDS encoding GLPGLI family protein — protein: MKKLSYLLLVLAFSQIQAQKDFQGMAVYETKTQPPKFEGMRAGNRDITPEMQKNIEERMKQMLEKTFILNFDKSASIYKEEEKLETPGQGNGGMRMMMSSMMGGGGTFYKDVKNKTYTVDKEFMGKEFLVVDSLPKLDWKLEQETKQIGGYNCYKATAVKQASKTDFRNFRPKNNETKKTDEAKKTSGETKTNFEDNFEIPKEIVITAWYTPEVPVNQGPENYWGLPGLILEVNDGRTTILCSKIVLNAKDKVEIKPSKKGKVISQKDYDETVIKKMEEFREMNRGRAGGPPPMGR
- a CDS encoding deoxynucleoside kinase — translated: MHIAIAGNIGAGKTTLTKLLAKHFKWEPHYEDVVDNPYLDDFYHQMERWSFNLQIYFLNSRFRQVQQIRESGKKIIQDRTIYEDAHIFAPNLYAMGLMTSRDFENYTSLFELMESLVKAPDLLIYLRSSIPNLVGQIHKRGREYENSISIDYLSRLNERYEAWIQTYTKGRLLIIDVDNINFVDNPEDLGNIINRIDAELNGLF